Genomic window (Candidatus Nitrosocosmicus franklandus):
TTGGTGAAACCCTTTTAGAGGTCGCAGAATCTTACGATGGAGTATCAGGCAAAATAAAATTTAATGAAGCAGGAGATAGAATCAGCGATAGTTATGATTTTTGGACAGTTACTAAAGACAATCACACTCATCAATACGAATGGCATAGTGAAAATAGCGCAGATTCAAACTCTTTATCTACTCCTACTCATTAATCAGGTTTCCAGGTCTACATCATTGTTTTAAAGTTCTTTAACTGTTTTAAGCAAATTATTGGATTAAGATTTTAGTTTGATCTGTCTTATATACTTGAATTGCTAATTTATGTTGGCATGATGTCAAATATCATGAAATGTAAATGCGGACTAAGGGACATCATTAAACCAAAGCATAAAGAAAGCGTTGAACAATTTATGCATAGAACAAAATGTCCAAGATGTGGAACCGTCGGTATCTGGAAACAATTATCTCAAGATGAATATATGTGGGAGAAGGCGCGCCACCACTAATGTAAATACTTTTTAGATACTCACATACTTCATTATGTTTTATTACTTGTTATCAGACGTTTTTTTAAGAGAATGATCCTTTCGGACGTGTGACTTGAGCAGATCCATGTCATCAAAGGTTTTTCCACAGTTAGAACAATCATAAGCATTCGAATTATCATGAACTAGCAGTTGATGGTGCATCAAATATTCTATTTTTCTATATTTCTTACCACAGATTGGACAGTGGTGCTTTTTAAAAAGATTAAGCATTTATGATTTATATCGCCTCTATTTTAATAACTTGATCTTATTTATGATAATTCTGTCAAAAAATAAATTGCCTTACAAAATATAGCAATCCATTACATAAGTCTGAATCAATTTCGCCATAATTTATACTACTTGGCCTGATTTAAATAGCAAAAAATGGTTTGAATAAAGGTATGAGTAAAATAAAAGATAATTTATTCCCTGATATTTTTCATGATAATCTGCTCTACAGCTTGACTAAAATTGAGCATTCCCTTTTCTTTTGCATATTTTTCTAACAATTTAACTTGCTCGGTTGTAAAGCAAACAGGCATGGTTCGACTTTGATTATTCATACGAATTATCTATTGCTTTCTTGTATTAAAATATTTGTGAATGAGAAATCGTCCAGTCTAGTAAATGATTCAACAAGCAAGACATTAAAATTCATTCATCTAGTTGGGTTTTGTAATATTAATGATCAATGATTCCCCTACCTGTGGTTTCCCATAGTTTTCATAATTTCGCTTGGGCATTGTAATAGTTATGCTTGTCTGCGGGTAAGATTGTATTATAGTCTGAGGTTGGGCTTTCAACATGGCCTCCATTATGGGTTGTAATTGTTCCTTCATTTCTTTATCAGGTATCGCTCTATTAATTGCCTCTAACATCATCTGTTGCTGAGTAACTGGTTCTAATTCGATATCCTCAACTAAAGTCAAGGTCACAGTGACACCGTTATCATTCAAATTTTTTATCTTGTAAGCATTTTCTTTAAGTTCCATTCTTTTTTATGGAATTTCTATTTATATATTCTTAGTTCTTACAAGAAGGCAAATTTCAATCTCTATGAAATAGTGAGTCTATTTAGGCGGAGCTTGACAGAATTCAACCAAAACACCATTTAATGATTTTGGATGAATAAATGTTATTTTCCTGCCATAAGAACCTGATCTGATATCACCCAAGAATCTCATTCCCTTTTCAATCGCATTCCTAACATCGGATTCGATTTCATCAGCGGTTATGGCAATGTGATGTATTCCTTCTCCCCTATCCTTAAGAAATTTGCTAATAGGACTCGTGTCATCCATTGGTTCAAGGAGTTCTAACCGAGTATCCTCCAAATTTAGCATTACCACTTTTACTTTTTCTGTAGGAACTTCCTCAAAATCAATCTTATCAATTCGTAATACCTTCTTGTAGTTTTCCAAAGCCATATTCACGTCGTTTACGGCTATTGCTATATGATCAATTCGCATGATGAGCTAAATGCCCAAAGGAGTATATATATTAGAATCGGTCGATCATAATGGTTGTAATGACTTTGCAGCCAAAAACAAATTCTATAAACTTGTTGCCCGATCTATAGTCTTTGTTGTCATTCTAATATATTACTTGTATGATCTCTGTTACAATACACGATATCATCAGTCAACCCTCCGTGATACAAATAATTGAAATATATTCCAAAATTGTTTCAAATTCATAACAGACTGTAGAAACAACTAATACAGCACTTGGTATCCATTATCACCTTAACTGCTGATGTTGCTATAGATGACAACTAATTGTAGATACTGAACAAGACAATAAAATCAAGGTTCCTGTTCCGGACAGATTGACTGGCAAGACGTTGATAATCTTCGCAAACAATCCTAACGCTATAACGAAGTTCCGAACACTAATGCTCAATAATGAAAAACAGGTTGAGAATAATTTCATTTTCTCTAACAGCACAACATATCAAAGCTAATAATCATATCAATTTAAATGTAGCAATAATATGGGCCAGGTTTATTGTATGGATCTTTTCGTAAAGAGAGACGAACCGGAAAAACTATACAAATTAGTTATAAGGTAAGAAAAACCGCGGTAAAAAAGTCATTTATTGATGATTCATGATTATTCTAAATTTAATGAAACCACTTTCTCTGTAGTCGTAATAACAATAGTCTTTGATTATTTAAGGATTAGACAGATTCTTTCGCTTCCAGTGGAATTAAATTGTAGAAAATCTTCTCAGGTTTTATTTTTAATATTACACGCTGCTCATTCGAGTTAATTATCGGGTACTTATCAAGGTTCAAATATTTTTTCGCTAATTTATCAAAATGATCTTGAGCACCCTTTGTTATCTTCCCGATTATTACTCCCATTATGGATACTGTCTCATACGGATTTTTAGAATCGACAATAGATATTGCCACCTGCTTGTTTGTACGAGTATTCCGTTCCTTTAATCTGCCGATTGCAGTATTGATCAGAATGTTGTGTTCTTGATCATAATCTATCCAAACATGAGTTACGTGAGGATACCCATTAGGCATAATCGTGGCTATCGATGCAAAATTTTTTCTAGACAATATGGAAAGTATCTTTTCATCCAACATCTAGAGTACTATTCATACTTTGTTTATATTTTTAAATTTACCCAATAGATAAATGTCGAAAATGCATATTGGTAGTTTATTAACTTTGTAGTCTTTGTAATGGTTTTTATATTGGAAACATTTTACGTAAACCTTTTAAGTTCAGAATACGAAAATAAAGGCAATTGGGATTCCTCATAACTCTAATATTGCTGGTTGTAATTGGCCTAGTCATTTTGGGTATTGGCTGGACAAACTTTTTTTCAGCGATAATGAAAGGTGCCGACAAAGTCAAGGAAATACCTGTTGTTAGAAATATCACCGATACTGCACAGACTGAACTAAACAAAATATTGAATAATGTATCTAGTAATGTAGTGAATAATATTGGCAATTAGTGTTATAATAATACACGGACCTCCATAGAATAATTAGTCTCAGCTGAAACCTGAATCGATAATTGTCACAATCAAATCTTTGATTTATTTTTTATTGCACTTCGTACTAAATATTATTTTCCTAAAAATACTTAAAAAAATTAATGACTATGGCCGCAACCACAACCGCCATGTCCAAATCCACCAGTACTATTACTACCCTGCTCTGCACACGTTGGACATTTGGATTGCTGGGTCTCGGACATGAACATTGTACCACAAGATGAACATTTCAATTTTAAAATTCCTTCCATAATTACCAATAAGCCTTTTCCAATTAATACTTAACTAATACAGTAATTATAGACTAAAAATTAAAATTTGTTAGGTGGCGGTAGGAGGAGATTGATACTGGTACTTAGTGTATCTACGTCTAATTCCAAATGGTTTAAACATTCTTCCTGATCCGTGATAGAATTTCGAGAAAAACTCCACATACATAAGCCTTGACGCCTGAATTCCTGGCTCAAACACACCTAGGATGGTGTTAGAGAGATGGCCTACAAACAATATCACTACACCGATAATTGCCCATACAAAGCCATTATCAATGACCCTTAGGAAAACATAATCGATAACATCCGCGAGTATTACTGACGCCATCAAGATCCCTATAATCCTGGTAAATGACA
Coding sequences:
- a CDS encoding C2H2-type zinc finger protein; its protein translation is MLNLFKKHHCPICGKKYRKIEYLMHHQLLVHDNSNAYDCSNCGKTFDDMDLLKSHVRKDHSLKKTSDNK
- the mce gene encoding methylmalonyl-CoA epimerase, producing MRIDHIAIAVNDVNMALENYKKVLRIDKIDFEEVPTEKVKVVMLNLEDTRLELLEPMDDTSPISKFLKDRGEGIHHIAITADEIESDVRNAIEKGMRFLGDIRSGSYGRKITFIHPKSLNGVLVEFCQAPPK
- a CDS encoding pyridoxamine 5'-phosphate oxidase family protein translates to MLDEKILSILSRKNFASIATIMPNGYPHVTHVWIDYDQEHNILINTAIGRLKERNTRTNKQVAISIVDSKNPYETVSIMGVIIGKITKGAQDHFDKLAKKYLNLDKYPIINSNEQRVILKIKPEKIFYNLIPLEAKESV